Proteins encoded within one genomic window of Pongo pygmaeus isolate AG05252 chromosome 4, NHGRI_mPonPyg2-v2.0_pri, whole genome shotgun sequence:
- the LOC129036257 gene encoding double-headed protease inhibitor, submandibular gland-like, with protein sequence MKGFTAFAILGLAVTAWATSPSGKDQEFQLRKLHEGECIQCTRYSEACTMDYKPHCGSEGNVYSNRCTFCNAIVKSRGAIWLKKYGLC encoded by the exons ATGAAGGGCTTCACTGCTTTTGCCATCCTTGGTCTAGCAGTCACTGCTTGGGCTACCTCGCCATCTGGCAA AGATCAAGAATTTCAACTCAGAAAACTTCATGAAGGTGAATGT ATTCAGTGTACCAGGTATTCTGAGGCATGTACCATGGACTACAAACCTCACTGTGGATCTGAAGGAAATGTATATTCCAACAGATGTACCTTTTGCAATGCTATTGT GAAAAGCCGAGGTGCAATTTGGTTGAAAAAATATGGATTGTGCTGA